Part of the Clostridium cylindrosporum DSM 605 genome is shown below.
GGCTATAGTGATATAACTGCAATTCATAGTGCAATAAATAAGTATTCTAATTTAGTAACCTTCCATGGTCCTATGATATATTCAGACTTTTATAGAATGGATAAAGAAACCTTATCTTCTTTTTTGCACAATGTTATGGACATAAAATATACTCCGAAGTATGATCTTGAAGCAGTCGTAGAAGGTGATGTAAGTGGTAAAATCTTTGGTGGGAATCTTACTATCTTAACGTCTTTACTAGGTTCTAAATATCAAGTAAACTATAAGGACATAGTACTATTTTTGGAAGAAATTAATGAAGAACCCTATAAGGTAGATAGAATGCTTTATCAATTATATTTATCTGGGGCTTTTGAAAAAGTAAAAGGGGTAATTTTAGGGCAGTTTACATCATGTAATTCCTATGATAAGGAGAGAAGTTATTCTTTAGAATATGTACTTGAGGGCTTTTTTAAGAAGTATTCTATACCTTGCTATAAGGGGCTTAACATAGGACATGATGAAAGTAAAATTACTATTCCTTTAGGTGCTAGCTGTAAAATTATAGGCTCTAAGCTTATATTGACTGAAGGGGGAGTTAAGTAATGAAGGAGTATTTAGATTTATCTAGAAAACACTTTGAAAAGATGAAGAAAATAAGAAGATGTCTTCATAGTAATCCTGAAATAGATAGGGATTTACCATATACTTGTTCACTTGTTAAAGATGAACTAAACAGTTTAGACATCAATTACAAAACATTTGAAAACTCAGGTATAATTGGACAGATAGGATCAAGAAATGATAATATTATAGCCTTAAGAGCTGACATGGATGCTCTAGAGGTCGTAGATCTTAAGAATGTTGATTATAAATCTCAGAAAAATGGAATAATGCACGCATGTGGACATGATGCTCACACAGCTATTCAATTAGGTGCAGCTGCTATTTTAAAAGAACTTCAAGAAGACCTTAAAGGGTCTGTTAGATTAATATTTCAGCCTGCTGAAGAAACAGATGGTGGAGCTAAGGATATGATTGAATATGGGGCTCTTGAGGATGTTAATGCTGTAATAGGTCTTCATGTATGTGAGGCAATGAATACTGGAAATATTGGAATTAAAAAGGGGGTAGTAGCAGCAGCTTCTAACCCATTTAAAATAATAGTAAATGGTAAAGGATCCCATGGGGCTAGTCCTGCAAATGGAATAGATGCTATAGTTATAGCGTGTAAGGTAGTAGAAAATCTTCAAGTATTAGTTTCAAGGGAAACATCTGCAACAGATAGTGCGGTTATAACTGTTGGAAAGATTAAAGGTGGAACAGCACCTAATGCTGTTGCAAGTAAAGTTGAGATTGAAGGTATTATTAGAACTCTTGGAAATGATTTAAGACAAAAAACAGTAAGAAGAGTTAAAGAAGTTGCTGAATTTACCGCTAAAATGTATGGAGCTACTGTAGAAGTTCTAATAGAAGAAGGTTATCCATCCTATGATAATGATGATAATTTATTCTACTTTTTATCATCTAGCTTAAATAATAGTGATGAAGTAAAATATGTAGAACTTAATAAGCCTAGCATGGGTGTTGAGGATTTTGCATATTACTCTCAAAAGGTTCCATCACTATATTATAGGTTAGGGTGTAGAAGTGAAGATAAGGGTATTATACATCCTGCACATGGAAGTTATTTTGACATTGATGAGGAGTGTTTAATTTATGGTGCAGCTGTACAAGCTATGTGTGCAGTAGAGCTTCTAAAAGTTAATATGTAATTAAAGGGTAGTTTTTATTTAAAATTCTATACTAATATTTAATATATTTAGTATAGAATTTTACTTTTCAGTAAACACTTCATAGAGTTTTTAATCTATAATGTTGAATAATAAATATTGAAGTTACACAAAATAACAACTTTGAAGGGTTTTTACTTATTTAAATAGAATTATGTTACTTGTAAGCTAATATATATAATAAATGGTCAAAAAAGAAAAAAGAAGAGTAAACTATTACTCTTCTTGGTGGCCAAAGCCGGAATCGAACCAGCGACACGGGGATTTTCAGTCCCCTGCTCTACCGACTGAGCTATTTGGCCTTATATGGTGACCCCTAGGGGAATCGAACCCCTGTTACCACCGTGAAAGGGTGGTGTCTTAACCGCTTGACCAAGGGGCCATGCCCTTGCTACGAATATTAGTTTACCAAAAAAATCGAAATATGTCAACAACAAATATAAATATTTTTTAAAGGTGGTTTAACTTAATGAAATTAAAGTTTTGTGGAGCATCTAAAATGGTTACAGGATCATGCTATTATATAGAGGCTATGGGAAGAAAGTTTCTTATAGACTGTGGTCTCTTTCATGGTGAAGAAGAAGAAAAAAATAAAGAAAGATTTCCTTTTAACCCAAATGAGCTTGACTTTGTAATATTAACCCATGCACATATTGATCATTCAGGAAGAATTCCGCTTCTTTATAAAAGAGGCTTTAAAGGGACAATATACTGTACTCAA
Proteins encoded:
- a CDS encoding M20 metallopeptidase family protein, with the protein product MKEYLDLSRKHFEKMKKIRRCLHSNPEIDRDLPYTCSLVKDELNSLDINYKTFENSGIIGQIGSRNDNIIALRADMDALEVVDLKNVDYKSQKNGIMHACGHDAHTAIQLGAAAILKELQEDLKGSVRLIFQPAEETDGGAKDMIEYGALEDVNAVIGLHVCEAMNTGNIGIKKGVVAAASNPFKIIVNGKGSHGASPANGIDAIVIACKVVENLQVLVSRETSATDSAVITVGKIKGGTAPNAVASKVEIEGIIRTLGNDLRQKTVRRVKEVAEFTAKMYGATVEVLIEEGYPSYDNDDNLFYFLSSSLNNSDEVKYVELNKPSMGVEDFAYYSQKVPSLYYRLGCRSEDKGIIHPAHGSYFDIDEECLIYGAAVQAMCAVELLKVNM
- a CDS encoding S66 peptidase family protein, translating into MIKPKALSFNDEIGIIAPSGPFFNSDQLEKSIDKIKKIGFKPILGRSCYAKDGFLAGGDDVRAKDINIFFDSSNIKAIVALRGGYGAMRILDKIDYKSIRKNPKIFVGYSDITAIHSAINKYSNLVTFHGPMIYSDFYRMDKETLSSFLHNVMDIKYTPKYDLEAVVEGDVSGKIFGGNLTILTSLLGSKYQVNYKDIVLFLEEINEEPYKVDRMLYQLYLSGAFEKVKGVILGQFTSCNSYDKERSYSLEYVLEGFFKKYSIPCYKGLNIGHDESKITIPLGASCKIIGSKLILTEGGVK